In the Ensifer adhaerens genome, one interval contains:
- a CDS encoding AbrB family transcriptional regulator, with translation MSRDGLRKAGGRFALTLCIGAFGGFLMWLAHMPLAWLLGAMLATAVCAFAGVPVSLPKHARPPMTAVIGAMLGTSFSPETFGHFSAWIVSLSGLIAFIAITGTLAFAYFRYLAKLDPVTAYFSAMPGGLVEMITLGAEKGGDERMIALIHAARIFLVVLTLPFLIQTFTGVAIDRTGVVSAGETAVSVADVLWFAGAVIGGVALGTVLRLPARFLVGPMLASAVLHLAGVTDFELPAIALAAAQVVIGATIGCRFANASPRMVVRAMVLSAGATVLMLLSTLMFAGLLSFMGGDRLIAYVLAYSPGGVAEMSLIALSLNVEVPFVVLHHVVRVLTVVAGASAAFRLFGALMR, from the coding sequence GTGAGCCGCGACGGACTTCGCAAGGCGGGCGGCCGGTTTGCGCTGACGCTCTGCATCGGTGCGTTCGGCGGGTTCTTGATGTGGCTGGCGCATATGCCGCTTGCATGGCTGTTGGGGGCCATGCTGGCCACGGCCGTCTGCGCCTTTGCAGGCGTTCCCGTCTCCCTGCCGAAACACGCGCGCCCACCGATGACGGCGGTGATCGGTGCGATGCTCGGCACCTCCTTTTCGCCGGAAACATTCGGACATTTCTCGGCCTGGATCGTATCGCTCAGCGGCCTGATTGCCTTCATCGCCATCACCGGCACCTTGGCCTTTGCCTATTTCCGGTACCTCGCCAAGCTGGATCCCGTTACCGCCTACTTCTCCGCGATGCCTGGCGGTCTCGTCGAAATGATAACGCTCGGCGCGGAAAAGGGCGGCGACGAGCGGATGATCGCGCTCATCCATGCCGCCCGAATTTTCCTGGTCGTATTGACGCTGCCGTTTCTGATCCAGACGTTTACGGGCGTCGCGATCGACAGAACGGGCGTCGTGTCCGCCGGCGAAACCGCAGTGTCGGTAGCGGATGTGCTGTGGTTTGCCGGCGCGGTGATCGGCGGCGTTGCGCTTGGTACCGTCCTGCGATTGCCGGCGCGGTTTCTGGTCGGGCCGATGCTTGCGAGCGCTGTGCTTCATCTGGCCGGCGTGACCGATTTCGAGCTGCCGGCCATTGCCCTTGCTGCGGCACAGGTCGTCATTGGCGCGACGATCGGATGCCGCTTCGCCAACGCGTCACCGCGCATGGTAGTGCGGGCAATGGTGCTTTCCGCCGGCGCCACGGTGCTGATGCTCCTATCGACGCTGATGTTTGCCGGGCTGTTGTCGTTCATGGGCGGGGACCGGCTCATCGCCTATGTGCTCGCCTATTCGCCCGGTGGCGTCGCTGAGATGAGCCTCATTGCCCTTTCGCTCAACGTGGAAGTGCCGTTTGTGGTGCTGCACCACGTCGTTCGCGTGCTCACCGTCGTCGCGGGCGCATCCGCTGCCTTCCGATTGTTCGGCGCACTGATGCGTTGA